A window of Sulfurirhabdus autotrophica contains these coding sequences:
- the rsfS gene encoding ribosome silencing factor gives MDTNEMQQAVVAALEDIKAKDITVLDVKKLTSMCEAMIIATGDSNRQTKALANNVIVKLKERGATVLGVEGQDSGEWVLVDLGDVVVHIMIPVTREYYNLEQLWGAAEDRRKKAEGTEGTVTPK, from the coding sequence ATGGATACAAACGAAATGCAACAAGCCGTTGTTGCGGCACTGGAAGACATCAAGGCAAAGGATATTACTGTACTGGACGTCAAAAAACTGACTTCCATGTGTGAAGCCATGATTATCGCTACGGGTGACTCAAACCGCCAGACCAAGGCGCTAGCCAACAATGTAATCGTGAAATTAAAAGAGCGTGGCGCTACGGTCTTGGGCGTGGAAGGTCAGGACAGTGGGGAATGGGTGCTGGTTGATCTGGGCGATGTCGTGGTTCATATCATGATACCGGTTACCCGTGAATACTATAACCTCGAACAATTGTGGGGTGCCGCAGAGGATCGCCGTAAAAAAGCAGAAGGTACGGAAGGAACTGTGACACCCAAGTAA